A single window of Rhodococcus jostii RHA1 DNA harbors:
- a CDS encoding Lrp/AsnC family transcriptional regulator, with product MAGGTADTYELDAIDRRIIKELVADSRISMRALAEKAHISRAHAYVRIERLQKAGIIEGFTTRISHSKAGLGSSAFIALSIRQDSWRGISTQLRTLPFVEHFSLLGGDFDVLVLVRAPDNSALRHVVLERLQSLEGVQSTKTWLIFEEANGPGPEWVR from the coding sequence ATGGCCGGCGGCACAGCGGACACGTATGAACTCGACGCGATCGACCGGCGCATCATCAAGGAACTCGTCGCCGACAGCCGCATCTCGATGCGGGCGCTGGCGGAGAAGGCGCACATCTCCCGCGCGCACGCCTACGTCCGCATCGAGCGGTTGCAAAAGGCGGGGATCATCGAAGGTTTCACCACCCGGATTTCGCACTCCAAGGCGGGACTCGGCTCGTCCGCGTTCATCGCCCTCTCGATCCGGCAGGACTCGTGGCGGGGGATCTCCACCCAGCTCCGGACACTGCCCTTCGTCGAGCACTTCTCGTTGCTGGGTGGCGATTTCGACGTTCTCGTCCTGGTGCGCGCACCGGACAACAGCGCACTGCGCCATGTCGTGCTCGAACGGTTGCAGAGCCTCGAAGGTGTGCAGTCGACGAAGACGTGGCTGATCTTCGAGGAGGCCAACGGGCCCGGACCGGAGTGGGTTCGTTGA
- a CDS encoding PepSY-associated TM helix domain-containing protein codes for MSIPDLERDTPVASSPASKVSAPPRIFRPLILRLHFYAGILVAPFLVIAAVSGGLYALAPSVEQLVYRDYLHVDSTGPDLPMSEQVRAAQQVRPDLTVAAVRPATEAGDTTQVMFTDPTLGESERRAVFVDPVTAESVGELVVYGSSGALPMRTWISQLHRHLHLGEPGRLYSELAASWLWVIALGGVYLWVQRYRTTRARNADAARLWTLDRSSRGRNRTLGWHGVVGIWIAVGLVFLSATGLTWSRYAGENVGELRSALSWTTPKIDKKLDSAPAAGAAASGGHGGHGAGHTPASDPGILDRNVGELDTVLEVARRGGVTGAVEATVPADAGTAFTVTQTREPWQFSTDSIAVDGATGAVTDVSRFGDWPLAAKLTSWGIALHMGLLFGLLNQLVLAALAVALLAVIVRGYLLWWRRRPTRGTTRAVGRPPVRGTWRRIHPAAAVAGAACVVLVGWFVPLLGVSLLAFLLVDVAIGALARTRAG; via the coding sequence ATGTCCATCCCTGACCTCGAACGCGACACACCGGTCGCGTCCTCCCCGGCGTCGAAGGTCTCCGCGCCGCCGCGCATTTTCCGGCCACTGATCCTGCGCCTGCACTTCTATGCTGGGATCCTGGTGGCCCCGTTCCTGGTGATCGCCGCCGTCAGCGGCGGCCTCTACGCTCTCGCGCCGTCGGTCGAGCAGCTGGTCTACCGCGACTACCTGCACGTCGACTCGACCGGCCCGGACCTGCCGATGTCCGAACAGGTGCGGGCCGCGCAGCAGGTTCGCCCGGACCTCACCGTCGCCGCCGTGCGCCCGGCGACCGAAGCGGGTGACACGACGCAGGTGATGTTCACCGATCCCACCCTGGGAGAGTCCGAGCGCCGCGCGGTCTTCGTCGATCCCGTCACCGCGGAGTCGGTGGGCGAGCTCGTCGTCTACGGCAGCAGCGGGGCGTTGCCGATGCGCACCTGGATCTCGCAGTTGCACCGGCACCTGCACCTGGGCGAGCCCGGCCGCCTCTACAGCGAGCTCGCCGCGTCGTGGCTGTGGGTCATCGCGCTCGGTGGCGTGTACCTGTGGGTGCAGCGCTACCGCACCACCCGCGCCCGCAACGCAGACGCCGCCAGGCTGTGGACGCTCGACCGGTCGAGCCGCGGCCGCAACCGCACCCTCGGCTGGCACGGCGTGGTCGGCATCTGGATCGCGGTCGGCCTGGTGTTCCTCTCGGCCACGGGCCTGACCTGGTCGCGGTACGCGGGCGAGAACGTCGGCGAACTTCGCTCCGCCCTGAGTTGGACCACCCCCAAGATCGACAAGAAGCTGGACTCGGCGCCCGCTGCCGGCGCCGCCGCATCGGGCGGTCACGGCGGGCACGGCGCCGGGCACACCCCCGCGTCGGATCCGGGAATCCTCGACCGCAACGTGGGCGAACTCGACACCGTCCTCGAGGTGGCCCGGCGGGGCGGTGTCACCGGCGCCGTCGAGGCGACCGTTCCCGCCGACGCGGGCACCGCGTTCACCGTCACGCAGACCCGCGAACCGTGGCAGTTCTCGACCGACTCGATCGCGGTCGACGGGGCGACGGGCGCGGTGACGGACGTGTCGCGATTCGGTGACTGGCCGCTCGCCGCGAAGCTGACGTCCTGGGGGATCGCCCTGCACATGGGGTTGCTGTTCGGCCTGCTCAACCAGCTGGTCCTGGCCGCCCTCGCGGTGGCGTTGCTCGCCGTGATCGTCCGCGGCTACCTCCTGTGGTGGCGCCGCAGGCCCACCCGCGGCACCACCCGGGCGGTGGGCAGGCCGCCGGTGCGGGGCACCTGGCGCCGAATCCACCCGGCCGCGGCGGTGGCCGGGGCCGCCTGCGTCGTCCTCGTCGGCTGGTTCGTTCCGCTGCTCGGCGTCAGTCTCCTCGCGTTCCTGCTCGTCGACGTCGCGATCGGCGCCCTCGCCCGCACCCGGGCAGGGTGA
- a CDS encoding AIM24 family protein, with the protein MRSDLMKNAERSGEPGTFVLQNPRMLKVDLAGTSGHFFARQGSMVAYQGDVDFAYQGSGGVGKFFKKAFTGEGMSLMKVSGSGDVFLARDADEIFLLELEDESVTVSGSNVLAFDSSLTWDINRVEGASMLSGGLFNTTFTGRGVLAVTIYGTPVVLNVDTPTYVDMQSAVLWSTGLHSTIRKTAKMGAAIGRGSGEAYQLCLTGNGIVVVQASEGHPVPKP; encoded by the coding sequence ATGCGCAGCGACCTGATGAAGAACGCGGAACGCAGTGGTGAACCGGGCACCTTCGTGCTACAGAATCCCCGAATGCTCAAGGTGGACTTGGCCGGCACCAGCGGTCACTTCTTTGCCCGGCAAGGATCGATGGTCGCCTACCAGGGCGACGTCGACTTCGCCTACCAGGGCAGCGGCGGCGTCGGAAAGTTCTTCAAGAAGGCCTTCACCGGTGAGGGCATGTCGCTGATGAAGGTCTCCGGCAGCGGCGACGTGTTCCTCGCCCGCGACGCCGACGAGATCTTCCTGCTCGAACTCGAGGACGAGTCGGTGACCGTCAGCGGTTCCAACGTCCTCGCGTTCGACAGTTCCCTGACCTGGGACATCAACCGCGTCGAGGGCGCGTCGATGCTCAGCGGCGGACTGTTCAACACCACGTTCACCGGCCGCGGTGTCCTCGCCGTCACCATCTACGGCACACCCGTCGTCCTGAACGTGGACACCCCCACCTACGTCGACATGCAGAGTGCGGTGCTGTGGTCGACCGGTCTGCACTCGACGATCCGCAAGACCGCGAAGATGGGTGCCGCGATCGGCCGGGGTTCCGGTGAGGCATATCAGCTGTGCCTCACCGGAAACGGCATCGTCGTCGTCCAGGCCTCGGAGGGGCACCCGGTTCCCAAGCCGTAA
- a CDS encoding hemolysin family protein has product MVTVLSIGFGVVVVLLITALTGYFVAQEFAYMSVDRSRLKARAEAGDSGAARALGVTRRTSFMLSGAQLGITVTGLLVGYVAEPLIGRGLGELLGGVGIPTAVGIGVGAVLAVLFSTFVQMLFGELFPKNLAIARPEPVARRLALSTTVYLKLFGWLIWLFDQSSNLLLRALRIEPVHDVEHSATVRDLEHIVAESRDAGELPRELSTLLGRILDFPTRTAGHAMIPRAHVDTVRAHDSLSSVLEKMGAGHTRYPVVGSSSDDLRGVIHLHDLLGEQSDGPAASRARPAVVVPSSLPLPDVLEQLTAARDEMALVVDEYGGFAGVITIEDLAEELVGEIADEHDPDGDASVTGSESEGWTMPGDLHIDEVERILGHDLPPGDFETLAGAVIAESGGLPVVGDVVAVRLNPDPADLINDADPPVRSLDAEVRAVDKHVPSSLFVRLRVLESDSTDE; this is encoded by the coding sequence ATGGTGACCGTCCTGAGCATCGGCTTCGGCGTCGTCGTCGTATTACTGATCACCGCCCTGACCGGCTACTTCGTCGCCCAGGAATTCGCGTACATGTCGGTCGACCGCTCGCGGCTCAAAGCCCGGGCCGAGGCGGGAGACTCGGGCGCCGCCCGCGCCCTCGGCGTCACTCGCCGCACCTCGTTCATGCTCTCCGGCGCCCAGCTGGGCATCACCGTCACCGGCCTGCTCGTCGGTTACGTCGCCGAACCCCTGATCGGACGCGGCCTCGGTGAGCTCCTCGGCGGCGTCGGCATCCCCACCGCGGTCGGGATCGGTGTCGGCGCCGTCCTCGCCGTCCTGTTCTCCACCTTCGTTCAGATGCTCTTCGGGGAGCTCTTCCCGAAGAACCTGGCAATCGCCCGGCCGGAACCGGTGGCCCGTCGGCTCGCGCTGTCGACGACGGTCTACCTGAAACTGTTCGGCTGGTTGATCTGGCTGTTCGACCAGTCGTCGAACCTGCTGCTGCGCGCGCTGCGGATCGAGCCGGTCCACGACGTCGAACACTCGGCCACCGTGCGGGACCTCGAACACATCGTCGCCGAATCCCGCGACGCCGGTGAGCTGCCGCGGGAACTGTCGACCCTGCTCGGCCGGATCCTCGACTTTCCCACCCGCACCGCCGGGCACGCGATGATTCCGCGCGCCCACGTCGACACCGTCCGGGCCCACGATTCCCTGAGCAGTGTTCTCGAGAAGATGGGTGCGGGCCACACCCGCTACCCCGTGGTCGGGAGTTCGTCCGACGATCTGCGCGGCGTCATCCACCTCCACGACCTGCTGGGCGAGCAGTCCGACGGTCCGGCCGCGTCCAGGGCCCGTCCGGCCGTCGTCGTGCCGTCGTCGCTGCCGCTGCCCGACGTGCTGGAACAGCTGACGGCCGCCCGAGACGAAATGGCCCTCGTCGTCGACGAGTACGGCGGATTCGCCGGCGTCATCACGATCGAGGACCTCGCGGAGGAACTCGTCGGTGAGATCGCCGACGAGCACGATCCCGACGGTGACGCGTCCGTGACGGGCTCGGAGTCCGAAGGCTGGACGATGCCCGGCGATCTGCACATCGACGAGGTGGAGCGCATTCTCGGACACGACCTGCCGCCCGGTGACTTCGAGACGCTCGCGGGTGCCGTCATCGCCGAGTCCGGCGGTCTCCCCGTCGTCGGTGACGTCGTCGCGGTCCGATTGAACCCGGATCCGGCCGACCTGATCAATGACGCCGACCCGCCCGTCCGCAGCCTCGACGCCGAGGTGCGGGCAGTCGACAAGCACGTCCCGTCCTCGCTGTTCGTGAGGCTCCGCGTCCTGGAGAGTGACTCGACCGATGAGTAA
- the lpdA gene encoding dihydrolipoyl dehydrogenase: MADAHSDVLILGGGSGGYACAFRAAQLGLSVTLIEADKIGGTCLHRGCVPTKALLHSAEVADTARTGAAFGVRTTFDGIDIEAVHQYKNGTIDRLHRGLQGLVAHHKISGVSGHGKYAGDRTIEVDGTRYTGTSVVLATGSYARTVPSIELGERIVTSDDALNLGFVPKKAIVLGGGVIGVEFASVWASFGAEVTVVEALPRLVAAEDPWCSKQLERAFRKRGIAARAGVTVAAAKETADGILVELDGGETLEAEILLVAVGRAPRTGDSGFAEHGITLDRRFVVTDERLRTDVDGVYAVGDVVAGLQLAHRGFQQGVFVAEEIAGLDPVPVAEHLVPRVTYSHPEVASVGLTEDAARERYGDVTSVVYDLAGNGKSQILKTSGGIKVIRAGDAGPVVGVHMVGDRVGELIGEAQLTVAWEALPTDVAPFVHAHPTQNEALSEAMLALSGKPLHAHG, encoded by the coding sequence ATGGCCGACGCGCACAGTGACGTGCTCATCCTCGGTGGCGGGTCCGGCGGCTACGCCTGCGCGTTCCGCGCCGCGCAGCTCGGGCTCTCGGTCACGCTGATCGAGGCGGACAAGATCGGCGGAACCTGCCTGCACCGGGGCTGTGTCCCGACCAAAGCGCTGCTCCATTCCGCCGAGGTCGCCGACACCGCGCGGACCGGTGCCGCGTTCGGCGTGCGAACGACGTTCGACGGCATCGACATCGAGGCGGTGCACCAGTACAAGAACGGCACGATCGACCGGTTGCACAGGGGACTGCAGGGTCTGGTCGCCCATCACAAGATCAGCGGCGTGAGCGGGCACGGAAAGTATGCCGGAGACAGGACGATCGAGGTGGACGGCACCCGCTACACCGGGACGTCCGTGGTTCTCGCCACCGGCTCCTACGCCCGGACGGTGCCGTCCATCGAGCTCGGTGAGCGCATCGTCACCAGCGACGACGCATTGAATCTCGGGTTCGTCCCGAAGAAGGCCATCGTTCTCGGCGGTGGCGTGATCGGCGTCGAGTTCGCCAGCGTCTGGGCGTCGTTCGGCGCCGAAGTGACTGTCGTCGAGGCGCTCCCCCGCCTGGTTGCGGCGGAGGATCCGTGGTGCTCGAAGCAACTCGAACGCGCATTCCGTAAGCGCGGTATCGCGGCCCGCGCGGGCGTGACGGTCGCGGCGGCGAAGGAAACCGCGGACGGCATTCTCGTGGAACTCGACGGCGGCGAGACCCTCGAGGCGGAGATCCTGCTGGTGGCGGTGGGACGTGCGCCGCGCACCGGTGACAGCGGGTTCGCGGAACACGGCATCACACTGGACCGTAGGTTCGTCGTCACCGACGAGCGGCTGCGCACCGACGTCGACGGTGTGTATGCCGTCGGGGACGTCGTGGCCGGACTTCAACTGGCGCACCGCGGTTTTCAGCAGGGCGTGTTCGTCGCCGAAGAGATCGCCGGCCTCGATCCCGTTCCCGTGGCCGAGCATCTCGTTCCGCGGGTGACGTACTCGCACCCCGAGGTCGCGTCCGTCGGACTCACCGAGGACGCCGCCCGCGAGCGGTACGGCGACGTCACGTCCGTCGTGTACGACCTCGCAGGCAACGGCAAGAGCCAGATTCTGAAGACGTCGGGCGGAATCAAGGTCATACGCGCCGGCGATGCCGGCCCGGTGGTGGGTGTGCACATGGTCGGCGACCGCGTCGGCGAACTGATCGGCGAGGCCCAACTGACCGTCGCCTGGGAAGCGCTGCCCACCGACGTCGCGCCGTTCGTCCACGCGCACCCCACCCAGAACGAAGCACTGAGCGAAGCGATGCTGGCGTTGTCGGGGAAACCGCTGCACGCGCACGGCTGA
- a CDS encoding alpha-ketoacid dehydrogenase subunit beta, with amino-acid sequence MPVLTMAQALNTALRDALAADENVVVFGEDVGALGGVFRVTDGLTRDFGDDRCFDTPLAESGIIGFAIGMAMSGFKPVVEMQFDAFAYPAFEQIVSHVAKIRNRTKGALSAPIVIRIPFAGGIGGVEHHCDSSEGYYAHTPGLKVVAPSTVEDAYTLLREAIDDPDPVIFLEPKRLYFSRADVDLAVGAPIGQAAVRRPGRDATIVAYGPSVTVALESAEAAAAEGHDIEVIDLRSIVPFDDETVMASVRKTGRCIVIQEAQGFAGVGAEIAARVQERCFHHLHAPVLRVSGFDIPYPAPKLERLHLPSVDRVLDSVDRLQWNDSADTRWAVTA; translated from the coding sequence ATGCCCGTGCTCACCATGGCCCAGGCCTTGAACACCGCACTGCGCGACGCCCTCGCCGCCGACGAGAACGTCGTCGTCTTCGGCGAGGACGTCGGCGCCCTCGGCGGCGTCTTCCGCGTCACCGACGGCCTGACCCGCGACTTCGGCGACGACCGGTGCTTCGACACCCCGCTCGCCGAGTCCGGCATCATCGGCTTCGCGATCGGCATGGCGATGTCCGGGTTCAAGCCGGTCGTCGAAATGCAGTTCGACGCGTTCGCGTACCCGGCGTTCGAGCAGATCGTCTCCCACGTCGCGAAGATCCGGAACCGCACCAAGGGTGCGCTGTCCGCGCCGATCGTCATTCGAATCCCGTTCGCGGGCGGCATCGGCGGGGTCGAGCACCACTGCGACTCCAGCGAGGGCTACTACGCCCACACCCCCGGACTGAAGGTCGTCGCCCCGTCCACCGTCGAGGACGCGTACACCCTGCTGCGCGAGGCGATCGACGACCCCGACCCGGTGATCTTCCTCGAACCGAAACGCCTGTACTTCTCCCGCGCCGACGTCGACCTCGCGGTGGGCGCGCCGATCGGGCAGGCCGCCGTCCGGCGTCCCGGTCGGGACGCGACCATCGTCGCGTACGGGCCATCGGTGACCGTCGCGCTCGAGTCCGCCGAAGCGGCCGCGGCGGAGGGTCACGACATCGAGGTGATCGACCTGCGGTCGATCGTGCCGTTCGACGACGAGACCGTGATGGCATCGGTCCGGAAGACCGGTCGCTGCATCGTCATTCAGGAGGCGCAGGGATTCGCCGGTGTCGGCGCCGAGATCGCCGCCCGCGTCCAGGAACGCTGCTTCCACCACCTGCACGCGCCGGTGTTGCGGGTCAGCGGATTCGACATCCCCTATCCGGCACCGAAACTCGAACGCCTCCACCTGCCGAGCGTCGACCGTGTCCTCGACAGCGTCGACCGATTGCAGTGGAACGACTCCGCCGACACCCGCTGGGCGGTGACCGCATGA
- a CDS encoding dihydrolipoamide acetyltransferase family protein produces MSNQVFLLPDLGEGLTEADIAEWKVRVGDTVTIDQVVVEVETAKAAVEVPIPFEGTVISLHGDEGSTLQVGTPLITVSGTPAAHEQYREEEQAGSGNVLIGYGTSEDTRRRRRRVGVTREATRPEPNRTGVAPRVISPVVRNLARQNGLDLSRLSGSGPGGVINRADVEKALATTPAPADAQRIPIKGLRKAVADKLSTSRREIPDATTWVDVDASELLVARRAINATLDADAGVSLMALLARLALAALKQYPELNSTVDTERGEIVRYGHVHLGIAAQTPRGLVVPVIERADSLTTVELARQLRDTTALAREGTLPPARLTGGTFTLNNYGVFGVDGSTPIINHPEAAILGVGRIIDKPWVIDGQLAVRKVTQVSLSFDHRVCDGGVAGGFLRLFADYIENPITALGRL; encoded by the coding sequence ATGAGCAACCAGGTCTTCCTGCTCCCCGACCTCGGCGAAGGACTCACCGAGGCCGACATCGCCGAATGGAAAGTCCGGGTCGGCGACACCGTCACCATCGACCAGGTGGTCGTCGAGGTCGAAACCGCGAAAGCCGCGGTCGAGGTGCCGATTCCCTTCGAGGGCACGGTGATCTCCCTGCACGGCGACGAAGGCTCGACGCTGCAGGTGGGCACCCCGCTGATCACCGTCAGCGGAACCCCCGCCGCGCACGAGCAGTACCGCGAAGAAGAACAAGCAGGCTCGGGCAACGTCCTGATCGGGTACGGCACCAGCGAGGACACCCGCCGGCGTCGGCGACGCGTCGGCGTGACACGTGAGGCCACACGGCCGGAACCGAACCGCACCGGTGTTGCGCCACGGGTCATCTCGCCGGTCGTCCGCAACCTCGCGCGGCAGAACGGCCTCGACCTGTCGCGGCTGTCGGGGAGCGGTCCCGGCGGTGTGATCAACCGTGCCGACGTCGAGAAGGCACTCGCCACCACACCCGCGCCAGCCGACGCGCAGCGGATTCCGATCAAGGGCCTGCGGAAAGCGGTCGCCGACAAGCTGTCGACTAGTCGACGCGAAATCCCGGACGCGACAACCTGGGTCGACGTGGACGCCAGTGAACTCCTCGTCGCCCGCCGGGCAATCAACGCCACCCTCGACGCCGACGCCGGCGTGAGCCTGATGGCCCTGCTCGCGCGCCTGGCCCTCGCGGCGCTGAAGCAGTACCCGGAACTGAACTCGACCGTCGACACCGAACGGGGCGAGATCGTCCGATACGGTCACGTCCACCTCGGCATCGCGGCGCAGACTCCGCGCGGCCTGGTCGTCCCGGTGATCGAAAGGGCCGACTCGCTCACCACCGTCGAACTGGCCCGGCAACTGCGGGACACCACGGCGTTGGCCCGTGAGGGGACGCTCCCGCCGGCACGGCTGACCGGTGGCACGTTCACCCTCAACAACTACGGCGTCTTCGGCGTGGACGGCTCGACCCCGATCATCAACCATCCCGAGGCCGCGATCCTCGGCGTCGGCCGCATCATCGACAAACCGTGGGTCATAGACGGGCAGTTGGCCGTTCGGAAGGTGACCCAGGTGTCGCTGAGCTTCGATCACCGCGTGTGTGACGGCGGTGTCGCGGGCGGGTTCCTCAGATTGTTCGCCGATTACATCGAGAACCCGATCACCGCGCTGGGGAGGCTCTGA
- a CDS encoding TIGR03667 family PPOX class F420-dependent oxidoreductase, whose translation MTLSASAITASVADRLARESIVWLTTVGRNDTPVPTPVWFSWSGTEFLIFSQPGTAKLANIGRNPQVALNFNSSPTGGDVSVFTGKARVDADGPSPEEWETYVEKYHEDMAGLDYTPEKFRQDYSTLVRVTPDGLRGW comes from the coding sequence ATGACTCTTTCAGCGTCCGCGATCACCGCATCCGTCGCAGACCGGCTGGCCCGCGAATCCATCGTGTGGTTGACGACCGTCGGTCGCAACGACACACCGGTTCCGACCCCGGTGTGGTTCAGCTGGTCGGGCACCGAGTTCCTGATCTTCAGCCAACCGGGCACCGCCAAGCTGGCGAACATCGGCAGGAATCCGCAGGTCGCGCTGAATTTCAACAGCAGCCCCACGGGTGGTGACGTGTCGGTGTTCACCGGGAAAGCCCGCGTCGACGCGGACGGTCCGTCGCCGGAGGAGTGGGAGACCTACGTCGAGAAGTACCACGAGGACATGGCCGGTCTGGATTACACGCCCGAGAAATTCCGGCAGGACTACTCGACGCTCGTCCGCGTCACCCCGGACGGGTTGCGCGGCTGGTAG
- a CDS encoding hemolysin family protein encodes MSNPWVIVLVTVGLIAASAFFVAIEFALIAARRHRLEDAAPTSRAARAALRSASELSVLLAGSQLGITVCTLALGAVTKPAVHHWLTPAFAGWGAPLWLADVLGFILALIIVTFLHLVVGEMAPKSWAIAHPEKSATLLAIPMRGFMWATRPLLLVLNRMANRCLRKFGVEPVDQVGAGQDPDALRHLVEHSATVGTLDERYHGQLTSALELQSLAVRDMVRPNTTPSSVAPDASAAAIRAVADRSGHLRLLVRDEDGIKGVVHVRDSLRAGPVVTAADLMRPVLTLDADAAVYDALRTMRETRSHLAIVTDNGELIGVVTLTDVLARLRPAAGAGIGSGTLAG; translated from the coding sequence ATGAGTAATCCGTGGGTCATCGTGCTCGTCACCGTCGGGTTGATCGCGGCCAGCGCGTTCTTCGTGGCGATCGAATTCGCGTTGATCGCTGCCCGTCGCCACCGGCTCGAGGACGCTGCCCCCACCAGCAGGGCCGCCCGCGCTGCTCTGCGCAGCGCCTCCGAGTTGTCCGTGCTGCTGGCCGGATCCCAGTTGGGCATCACCGTCTGCACCCTCGCGCTCGGCGCCGTCACGAAGCCGGCCGTGCATCACTGGCTCACCCCGGCCTTCGCAGGTTGGGGTGCCCCGCTGTGGCTGGCGGACGTGCTCGGATTCATCCTCGCCCTGATCATCGTCACGTTCCTGCATCTCGTCGTCGGTGAGATGGCACCGAAGTCGTGGGCGATCGCGCACCCGGAGAAGTCGGCGACACTGCTGGCGATCCCGATGCGCGGGTTCATGTGGGCCACCCGCCCGCTGCTGCTGGTGCTGAACCGGATGGCCAACCGGTGTCTGCGGAAGTTCGGCGTGGAACCGGTCGACCAGGTGGGGGCCGGGCAGGATCCCGACGCGCTGCGGCACCTCGTCGAGCACTCGGCGACCGTCGGCACGCTCGACGAGCGGTACCACGGCCAACTGACCAGCGCCCTGGAACTCCAATCGCTCGCCGTGCGAGACATGGTGCGGCCGAACACCACCCCCAGCAGCGTCGCCCCGGACGCGTCTGCGGCTGCGATCAGGGCGGTCGCGGATCGAAGCGGCCACCTCCGACTGCTCGTGCGCGACGAGGACGGGATCAAGGGGGTGGTGCACGTTCGCGACAGCCTGCGGGCCGGTCCCGTTGTTACGGCCGCCGACCTCATGCGCCCGGTGCTGACCCTCGATGCGGACGCCGCCGTGTACGACGCACTGCGCACCATGCGCGAGACCCGCAGCCATCTCGCGATCGTCACCGACAACGGTGAGCTGATCGGTGTCGTCACCCTGACCGACGTCCTCGCGCGTCTGCGCCCCGCGGCCGGGGCTGGCATCGGAAGCGGTACCCTCGCGGGGTGA
- the pdhA gene encoding pyruvate dehydrogenase (acetyl-transferring) E1 component subunit alpha: MHLEVDVTLVEPPLARPYRKFLPAECAVQYLDAAGELTESEARYPRPSDDRLVEMYRNMVLGRRFDQQATALTKQGRLAVYPSSRGQEACQIAAAMSLQPGDWMFPTYRDSVALAARGIDPVEILSMLAGNWHCGYDPAAHRSAPQCTPLATQLLHATGVAYGEHRKGNDTIALAFCGDGATSEGDFHEALNFAAVFKAPVVFLVQNNGFAISVPLARQSAAPTLAHKGVGYGIGSEQVDGNDPVAMLAVMDEAANFVRAGNGPVIVEAHTYRIDAHTNADDATRYRDSSEVEQWLGRDPLARLEKYLRGTGLLDDASSEALTADAEAAASALRAGMNVDRPTDPMDLFRYVFAEQTPQLREQQAQAEAELSAESEEN; the protein is encoded by the coding sequence ATGCATCTGGAGGTAGACGTGACGCTCGTAGAGCCGCCCCTGGCGAGGCCGTATCGGAAGTTCCTTCCCGCCGAGTGTGCGGTGCAGTATCTGGACGCGGCCGGCGAGCTGACCGAGAGCGAGGCCCGGTATCCGAGGCCGAGCGACGACCGTCTGGTCGAGATGTACCGGAACATGGTGCTGGGCAGGCGTTTCGATCAGCAGGCGACGGCGCTGACCAAGCAGGGCCGGCTGGCCGTGTACCCGTCGTCGCGTGGTCAGGAGGCCTGCCAGATCGCGGCGGCCATGAGCCTGCAACCCGGCGACTGGATGTTCCCCACCTACCGCGATTCGGTTGCGCTCGCCGCCCGCGGCATCGATCCGGTCGAGATCCTCAGCATGCTCGCCGGCAACTGGCACTGCGGCTACGACCCGGCCGCCCACCGCAGCGCCCCGCAGTGCACCCCGCTGGCCACCCAGCTCTTGCACGCGACGGGTGTGGCCTACGGCGAGCACCGCAAGGGAAACGACACGATCGCCCTGGCGTTCTGCGGCGACGGCGCCACCAGTGAGGGCGACTTCCACGAGGCCCTCAACTTCGCCGCCGTGTTCAAGGCGCCGGTGGTGTTTCTGGTGCAGAACAACGGATTCGCGATCAGTGTGCCCCTCGCCCGGCAGAGCGCGGCGCCCACGTTGGCGCACAAGGGGGTCGGCTACGGAATCGGCTCGGAGCAGGTGGACGGCAACGACCCGGTCGCCATGCTCGCCGTGATGGACGAGGCAGCGAACTTCGTCCGCGCCGGCAATGGTCCGGTCATCGTCGAAGCCCACACCTACCGGATCGATGCGCACACCAACGCCGACGACGCCACCCGTTACCGCGACTCGTCCGAGGTGGAGCAGTGGCTCGGGCGCGACCCGCTGGCCCGGCTGGAGAAGTACCTGCGCGGAACGGGTCTGCTCGACGATGCGTCGTCGGAGGCCCTCACCGCGGACGCCGAGGCCGCCGCATCGGCGCTGCGTGCCGGCATGAACGTCGACCGGCCCACCGACCCGATGGACCTGTTCCGGTACGTCTTCGCCGAACAGACCCCGCAACTTCGTGAGCAGCAAGCGCAGGCGGAAGCCGAACTGTCCGCCGAGTCCGAGGAGAACTGA